One part of the Bacillus sp. FJAT-27916 genome encodes these proteins:
- the acnA gene encoding aconitate hydratase AcnA, producing the protein MGKNDVFNSRKHFEVNGKRYHYYNLKALEEAGAGEVTKLPYSIKVLLESVLRQLDGRVITKEHVENLAKWGTDQQSIDVDVPFKPSRVILQDFTGVPAVVDLASLRKAMADIGGNPDKINPEIPVDLVIDHSVQVDKYGTADSLQVNMDLEFERNAERYQFLSWAQKAFDNYRAVPPDTGIVHQVNLEYLANVVHAIEMPDGDFMAFPDTLVGTDSHTTMINGLGVLGWGVGGIEAEAGMLGQPSYFPVPEVIGVRFVNSLPNGAMATDLALKVTEVLRKSGVVNKFVEFFGPGMSDLSLSDRATIANMAPEYGATCGFFPIDDEALKYMRLTGRTEEHIALVEKYCKENDLFYTKDTPEPTYTKVIEIDLSEIEANLSGPKRPQDLIPLSHMQKAYREALTAPVGNAGFGLSQEEIDKKITVEFKDGRQAPMKTGDIAIAAITSCTNTSNPYVMLGAGLVAKKAVELGLQVPHHVKTSLAPGSKVVTGYLRDAGLQTYMDELGFNLVGYGCATCIGNSGPLMEEIEAAVGEADLLVTSVLSGNRNFEGRIHPLVKANYLASPPLVVAYALAGTVDIDLENDPIGVGKDGKEVFFKDIWPTSEEVNELVQETVTSDLFRKEYERVFDDNLRWNEIQTSNEPLYSWDFDSTYIQNPPYFENLDPNPSEVKPLSGLRVVGLFGDSVTTDHISPAGSIGKDTPAGKYLRENGVGIRDFNSYGSRRGNHEVMMRGTFANIRIRNQIAPGTEGGYTTYWPTGEVMSIYDACMEYKKDDTGLVVLAGKDYGMGSSRDWAAKGTNLLGIKTVIAESFERIHRSNLALMGVLPLQFKEGENAKVLGLTGKERIFVPIDENIKPRQLITVTAVAEDGTEKKFEALVRFDSEIEIDYYRHGGILPMVLREKLEETTSAQ; encoded by the coding sequence TTGGGGAAAAATGATGTGTTTAACTCACGAAAGCATTTTGAAGTAAACGGTAAACGCTATCATTACTACAATCTGAAAGCTTTGGAAGAAGCTGGAGCAGGGGAAGTAACGAAGCTGCCATACTCAATCAAAGTGCTGCTTGAAAGTGTTCTGCGGCAGCTAGATGGAAGAGTCATCACTAAAGAGCATGTGGAAAACTTAGCGAAATGGGGAACAGATCAGCAATCAATCGATGTTGATGTTCCATTCAAACCATCCCGCGTAATCCTACAAGACTTTACAGGTGTTCCTGCGGTTGTTGACTTGGCTTCCTTGCGTAAAGCAATGGCTGATATCGGCGGCAACCCAGATAAGATTAACCCGGAAATTCCGGTTGACCTTGTTATTGATCACTCTGTACAAGTTGATAAATATGGTACAGCTGATTCCCTGCAAGTGAATATGGACCTTGAATTTGAACGAAACGCTGAGCGTTATCAATTCCTAAGCTGGGCTCAAAAGGCATTTGATAATTATCGTGCCGTTCCGCCTGATACGGGAATCGTTCACCAAGTCAACTTAGAATATTTAGCGAATGTGGTACATGCGATTGAAATGCCTGACGGCGATTTCATGGCATTCCCAGATACGCTGGTTGGTACTGACTCTCACACAACCATGATCAACGGACTTGGCGTCCTTGGTTGGGGTGTAGGAGGAATCGAAGCAGAAGCAGGCATGCTTGGCCAGCCTTCTTATTTCCCAGTACCTGAAGTAATCGGTGTCCGCTTTGTTAATTCCTTGCCAAATGGGGCGATGGCGACTGACCTGGCGCTCAAAGTAACAGAAGTTCTTCGTAAGAGCGGTGTTGTTAACAAATTTGTGGAATTCTTCGGTCCAGGAATGAGCGATCTATCCCTTTCAGACCGTGCGACGATTGCCAATATGGCACCTGAGTATGGCGCTACATGCGGATTCTTCCCGATCGATGATGAAGCATTGAAATACATGCGCTTAACTGGCCGTACAGAAGAGCATATTGCGCTAGTTGAGAAATATTGCAAAGAAAATGATTTATTCTATACAAAAGATACACCTGAACCAACCTACACAAAAGTGATTGAAATCGACCTTTCTGAGATTGAAGCCAATCTTTCCGGACCGAAACGTCCGCAGGATTTGATTCCTCTATCTCATATGCAAAAAGCCTATCGTGAAGCGTTGACTGCACCAGTCGGCAATGCAGGATTTGGCTTAAGCCAAGAGGAAATCGATAAGAAAATCACGGTTGAATTCAAGGACGGCCGTCAAGCGCCGATGAAAACTGGTGATATCGCCATTGCTGCGATTACAAGCTGTACAAATACATCTAACCCATACGTCATGCTTGGGGCAGGTCTTGTTGCGAAGAAAGCAGTTGAGCTCGGCCTTCAGGTACCTCACCATGTGAAAACATCCTTGGCACCAGGCTCCAAGGTCGTAACAGGCTACTTGCGTGATGCCGGCCTGCAAACGTATATGGATGAGCTCGGCTTCAACCTTGTCGGCTATGGCTGTGCTACTTGTATCGGTAACTCCGGTCCATTGATGGAAGAGATTGAAGCAGCTGTCGGCGAAGCTGACTTGCTTGTGACTTCTGTTCTATCTGGTAACCGTAACTTTGAAGGACGTATCCACCCGCTTGTGAAGGCAAACTACCTTGCATCTCCACCGCTTGTAGTGGCTTACGCGCTTGCCGGTACAGTGGATATCGACCTTGAAAACGACCCAATCGGCGTCGGCAAAGACGGCAAAGAAGTGTTCTTCAAGGACATTTGGCCAACTAGTGAAGAGGTTAATGAACTTGTCCAAGAAACCGTTACATCTGACTTGTTCCGCAAAGAGTATGAGCGCGTATTCGATGACAACCTTCGCTGGAATGAGATTCAAACAAGCAATGAACCGTTATATAGCTGGGACTTTGATTCTACTTATATTCAAAACCCGCCTTACTTCGAGAACTTGGATCCAAATCCATCCGAAGTTAAGCCATTATCAGGCTTGCGCGTAGTTGGTTTGTTCGGTGACTCTGTCACAACTGACCATATTTCCCCGGCTGGTTCAATTGGCAAAGATACACCAGCAGGTAAATACTTGCGTGAAAATGGCGTTGGAATCCGTGACTTTAACTCTTATGGTTCCCGCCGTGGTAACCATGAGGTCATGATGCGCGGAACTTTCGCTAACATCCGGATCCGTAACCAAATCGCTCCTGGAACAGAGGGCGGATATACGACTTACTGGCCAACAGGCGAAGTCATGTCCATCTATGATGCATGTATGGAATACAAGAAGGATGACACAGGTCTTGTCGTTCTTGCCGGTAAAGACTATGGTATGGGAAGCTCCCGTGACTGGGCTGCGAAAGGGACAAACCTTCTCGGTATCAAAACCGTTATCGCAGAAAGCTTTGAGCGTATTCACCGCTCCAACCTTGCACTTATGGGCGTCCTGCCGCTTCAATTCAAAGAAGGCGAAAACGCGAAGGTGCTTGGTCTTACAGGTAAAGAACGAATCTTCGTTCCAATCGATGAAAATATCAAACCACGTCAGTTGATCACCGTAACAGCTGTAGCTGAGGATGGTACAGAGAAGAAATTTGAAGCACTTGTGCGTTTCGACTCTGAAATTGAAATCGATTATTACCGTCATGGAGGAATCCTGCCAATGGTTCTCCGTGAGAAACTAGAAGAAACAACATCTGCACAATAA
- a CDS encoding acid-soluble spore protein N, with protein sequence MGNPKRNSKPFQPNHIGTQPRAAGGNKGKQMQDTSGKHPDVIQTKGE encoded by the coding sequence ATGGGCAATCCAAAACGAAACTCAAAGCCTTTCCAGCCGAATCATATCGGCACTCAGCCAAGAGCGGCTGGCGGAAATAAAGGCAAGCAAATGCAAGACACATCAGGAAAACACCCTGATGTCATACAAACAAAAGGTGAGTAA
- a CDS encoding small acid-soluble spore protein P produces MEPDKQSGQPKPMSGSHKVKNRNHSRQKNHSHHDM; encoded by the coding sequence ATCGAACCGGATAAGCAATCAGGCCAGCCAAAACCAATGAGCGGGTCACATAAGGTGAAGAACCGCAATCACAGTCGCCAGAAAAATCATTCCCATCATGATATGTAG
- a CDS encoding AAA family ATPase, with the protein MNQSNSYLPELISEWESLYKTKGELPSQEALLNTLSEAANMGEGKEKWKGILLYFLALNRANKKEEDSFYYLLLEQAAVLWPEMTDIHTRLEKKSLNQLKGLLDGLTMPVLRETDNRTAKRNVVMEILEKAERYGQRVHEAIKGLPKEENSPSVQEVRTALVAVDEHLQLVKKQAQAYQDTLSGNFHTITVYEELKRSILQLNESRDSFDAILSKLQPFQERELSPLDQLERMVGLKDIKTRISQLYDFLTYQKSRLEMGFTKSSDLSLNMVLTGNPGTGKTTLARLLGKIYYELGILPKETIIEADRSKLVGAYVGQTEENVRNLVEEAIGGVLFIDEAYSLKRDGQQGSDYGQTVIDTLVSLMDSADYAGKFAVILAGYPDEMRQFLDSNPGLRSRFPQFNFMELPDYSMEEMKEIACRFAEDNGYFITPEAFPALEKKIEHEMVDQSFGNARSVKSIVTDAIFQKGSRQIADTGRSFIDYLLLQAEDFHESDTKEESNPPIEELMNLVGLESIKDEIKKLSAFVRVQQARRNEGKKVVPIQLHAVFTGNPGTGKTTIAKLYSEILRDCGLLKRGHLVVASRADFVAGYVGQTAIKTKRKVQDALGGVLFIDEAYSLLSQSNSDFGAEVVNTLVDEMTKHNENLVIILAGYPKEMDELLQSNPGFSSRFKKFMHFPDYSVMELLQIMKNYLDSYQYSLDEEAEEYLKGRLEEMEIDGNGRFAINLADNAIQYQAQRLMNAGENANASNLIKDDFKLVLE; encoded by the coding sequence ATGAACCAATCTAATAGCTATCTCCCAGAGCTAATAAGTGAATGGGAGTCATTGTATAAAACAAAAGGAGAGCTTCCCTCACAGGAAGCTTTATTGAATACTCTCTCAGAGGCAGCAAATATGGGGGAGGGCAAGGAAAAATGGAAAGGCATCCTTCTCTATTTCCTTGCCTTGAATCGTGCCAATAAGAAGGAGGAAGACTCCTTCTACTATTTATTACTAGAACAGGCGGCCGTTTTATGGCCAGAAATGACTGATATACACACAAGACTCGAGAAGAAAAGCTTGAATCAGCTCAAAGGACTTCTTGACGGCTTAACCATGCCTGTTTTGCGCGAAACAGATAACCGGACGGCTAAGCGCAATGTCGTGATGGAAATCCTAGAAAAGGCTGAGCGGTATGGGCAAAGAGTTCATGAAGCCATTAAGGGCTTGCCGAAGGAAGAAAATTCCCCTTCGGTTCAGGAGGTCCGGACCGCTCTTGTGGCAGTCGATGAGCACTTGCAGCTTGTGAAGAAACAGGCTCAAGCCTATCAGGATACCTTGAGCGGAAATTTCCATACCATCACGGTTTATGAGGAATTAAAGCGATCCATCCTCCAGCTCAATGAAAGCAGGGACAGCTTTGATGCCATTCTGAGCAAACTGCAGCCATTTCAGGAACGGGAGCTCTCACCACTTGATCAATTAGAGCGAATGGTTGGGCTTAAGGATATTAAGACACGCATTAGTCAGCTGTATGATTTCCTGACCTATCAGAAATCTAGACTTGAAATGGGCTTTACGAAAAGCAGTGATCTTAGCTTGAACATGGTTTTGACCGGAAATCCTGGCACGGGGAAAACAACACTCGCAAGATTATTAGGAAAGATTTATTATGAGCTCGGCATCCTGCCGAAGGAAACCATTATAGAAGCGGATCGGTCCAAGCTCGTTGGTGCCTATGTCGGTCAGACGGAGGAAAATGTCCGCAACCTCGTTGAAGAGGCCATTGGCGGTGTGTTATTTATTGATGAGGCTTATAGTCTAAAACGGGATGGTCAGCAAGGCAGTGATTATGGCCAAACAGTCATTGATACCTTGGTTTCGTTAATGGACAGTGCTGATTATGCAGGGAAATTCGCTGTCATTTTGGCCGGATATCCGGATGAAATGAGACAGTTTCTAGACAGCAATCCTGGACTCAGAAGCCGATTTCCACAGTTCAATTTCATGGAGCTTCCCGATTATTCCATGGAAGAAATGAAGGAAATTGCCTGCCGCTTCGCTGAAGATAACGGCTATTTCATTACGCCGGAAGCTTTTCCTGCTCTGGAGAAGAAGATCGAGCATGAGATGGTCGATCAATCCTTCGGTAATGCCCGAAGCGTTAAGTCAATTGTCACGGATGCTATTTTCCAAAAGGGCTCAAGGCAAATAGCCGATACTGGGCGTTCCTTCATCGATTATCTCCTTTTACAGGCAGAGGATTTTCATGAATCAGATACAAAGGAAGAGTCTAACCCGCCCATTGAAGAGCTGATGAATCTTGTAGGACTTGAATCCATTAAGGATGAAATCAAGAAATTATCAGCCTTTGTCCGCGTGCAGCAAGCTAGAAGGAATGAAGGGAAAAAGGTTGTGCCCATCCAGCTGCATGCAGTTTTTACCGGAAATCCTGGGACTGGGAAGACAACCATCGCCAAGCTGTATTCTGAGATTCTGCGTGACTGCGGGCTGCTGAAGCGGGGACATCTTGTCGTGGCAAGCCGTGCGGATTTTGTCGCGGGATATGTCGGCCAGACGGCTATCAAAACAAAACGGAAGGTCCAGGATGCACTTGGCGGTGTTTTATTCATTGATGAGGCGTACTCCTTATTAAGTCAATCCAACAGTGATTTTGGAGCAGAGGTTGTCAATACATTGGTGGATGAAATGACAAAGCATAATGAAAACCTGGTCATTATTTTGGCCGGATATCCGAAGGAAATGGATGAATTGCTTCAAAGCAATCCTGGCTTCTCTTCACGGTTTAAGAAGTTCATGCATTTCCCTGATTATTCGGTTATGGAGCTCCTGCAAATTATGAAGAACTATCTTGATTCCTACCAATACAGCCTTGATGAAGAGGCAGAGGAGTATTTGAAGGGGCGGTTAGAGGAGATGGAGATTGACGGGAATGGCCGCTTTGCCATCAATCTTGCTGATAATGCCATCCAATACCAGGCCCAGAGGTTGATGAATGCCGGCGAGAATGCAAATGCTTCAAACTTAATAAAAGATGATTTCAAACTTGTGTTAGAATGA
- a CDS encoding acyl-CoA thioesterase yields the protein MFISKEEIQLFYADTDMMGVMYHANYLKWFELGRAALIRDLGFSYTDMEDAGYYAPVYDIQATYKTPLRYGDQAYVYTWVEENTGLKTVYAYEIKNQHDEVCAVGATTHIVVKKENFRPVQFKKAFPEWFAKYEEIKKK from the coding sequence ATGTTTATCTCAAAGGAAGAAATTCAACTGTTTTATGCAGACACGGACATGATGGGTGTGATGTATCACGCCAACTATTTAAAATGGTTTGAGCTGGGTAGGGCGGCCCTTATCCGTGATTTAGGATTTTCCTATACCGATATGGAGGATGCGGGCTATTATGCGCCTGTTTACGACATACAGGCTACCTATAAAACACCTCTCCGATATGGCGACCAGGCATATGTGTATACATGGGTAGAGGAAAACACGGGTTTGAAGACTGTCTATGCGTATGAAATTAAAAATCAGCATGATGAGGTATGTGCTGTTGGAGCAACCACACATATTGTCGTGAAGAAGGAAAATTTCCGTCCGGTTCAATTCAAAAAAGCATTCCCGGAATGGTTTGCTAAATACGAAGAAATTAAAAAGAAATAG
- a CDS encoding FbpB family small basic protein has protein sequence MNKRKRMSLADLILENKRQLLNDKQAMEKLEDRIDRRHIEKAE, from the coding sequence ATGAACAAAAGGAAAAGAATGTCTCTGGCTGATTTGATTTTGGAGAACAAGCGTCAGCTATTAAATGATAAACAAGCGATGGAAAAACTTGAGGACCGCATAGACCGCCGTCATATCGAGAAGGCAGAATAG
- a CDS encoding TlpA family protein disulfide reductase gives MKKTIGILLLFGLIGGAFYQIMNQEEKPVGAKVGASAADFTLQDTEGNKVTLSDYKGKKVILNFWATWCNPCKKEMPEMEKINQKYEDVVILAINLDTENDIKGFMNEYELTFQALLDTEEKVNDQYEVVSIPTSFFIDEEGIIRKKIVGILDYEKMEDNLEAL, from the coding sequence GTGAAGAAGACAATAGGCATACTTTTGCTGTTTGGACTGATTGGCGGGGCCTTTTATCAAATCATGAATCAAGAGGAAAAGCCTGTCGGGGCGAAGGTGGGAGCAAGCGCAGCTGATTTCACCCTACAGGACACGGAAGGGAATAAGGTCACATTATCAGATTATAAAGGAAAGAAGGTCATCTTAAATTTCTGGGCAACCTGGTGCAATCCATGCAAGAAAGAGATGCCTGAGATGGAGAAAATCAATCAGAAATATGAAGATGTCGTTATCCTGGCCATTAATTTGGATACAGAAAATGATATCAAAGGATTCATGAATGAATATGAGTTAACCTTCCAAGCCTTATTAGATACGGAGGAAAAGGTGAATGACCAATATGAGGTAGTTTCCATCCCGACTTCTTTCTTTATTGATGAAGAGGGAATTATCCGCAAAAAGATTGTAGGGATTCTCGATTATGAGAAGATGGAAGACAATTTAGAGGCTTTATAA